One Rosa chinensis cultivar Old Blush chromosome 5, RchiOBHm-V2, whole genome shotgun sequence genomic region harbors:
- the LOC121053083 gene encoding rRNA-processing protein FCF1 homolog encodes MFLWRCSFNTTLLWGPPYKVLVDANFINFSIQNKLDLEKRMMDCPYAKCTSGITDYVMAELQKLGQKYCVALRLSVSKEELQLWDEVLMFIY; translated from the exons ATGTTTCTATGGCGTTGTTCTTTCAATACAACACTGCTTTGGGGGCCGCCTTACAAGGTTTTGGTAGATGCCAACTTTATCAATTTCTCTATCCAGAATAAG TTGGATTTGGAGAAGAGAATGATGGACTGCCCATATGCAAAGT GCACTTCTGGTATCACAGATTATGTAATGGCAGAGCTTCAAAAGTTGGGTCAGAAATATTGTGTGGCTCTGAG GTTGTCCGTGTCAAAAGAAGAGTTACAGCTGTGGGATGAAGTCTTGATGTTTATATATTGA